The Eleginops maclovinus isolate JMC-PN-2008 ecotype Puerto Natales chromosome 24, JC_Emac_rtc_rv5, whole genome shotgun sequence genome contains a region encoding:
- the dusp27 gene encoding serine/threonine/tyrosine-interacting-like protein 2 isoform X2 yields the protein MASTNESGVLSDQTVPDEDEQRSVRGVQSHYLRSPSPSFSMASESRFSMISGSDAASIFMEPIHLSSAIAAKQIINEELPPRSVRAESIPESMLESAEQLMVEDLYNRVKDIIDDRSPYNTPCVLDIQRALVQDRLEPLDNPVDEVWPNIFIAEKSVAVNKARLKRMGITHILNTAHGTGVYTGETFYAGMNIQYLGIEVDDFPDIDIAVHFRPTAEFLDEALLTHRGKVLVVSMMGVSRSAVLVASYLMIFHNMSIMEALTSMRKKRAINPNEGFLKQLRNLNETLMEERDDDDDTLSQCSVIDARARNRIFGNGVDDEDEDTDKEEEQSMIEVKAHSIMMEEEEDGGSVMSSVASSAAAAALRSGLIGLNNQGAGQVQEEIVLPEQEGGEDDEDGLDSMIREWQRRNEKYKDDDWWEAQLNSDGEDEESLAGGRVRKEGADADVESVTSEDVRVVKERLKQRGRRPPTDAMSTSSCSSYSDLWRNRLREIEEQAAARYRKNEDEEGSESTAREREKKKVDEEVESIMSDTSSMYNFCQKNKEKMTPLERWRVKRIQFGWNKKDREDGEKSSVGDGDGGEGENKTPAFQDVNLTAYQSWKMRQQKRLGEENTHEILEMSRGEDSATVKRRQRREEILERSKKNLEESQSICSWENESVVSGSTIPLSAFWAGAGVTGPPSAANDDTMSMLSGRSSVISSVSQPRSVRSAQGVPPILPVPTVQGAGGEPMVNLASIQNWIANVVSETIKQKQNEMSLAPLSRAGSEVSYGSAASLTPGRVGDDDKASLLSGASYSSALSQGRGQAASVLSGGRAASVLSGGRAASVLSGGGVSGLSGLNLGSKKNKITTTSVPLFSLFQDQVDMGKLNAMDKEMKSEMRGKMSTYEKKKILEDNKRSTLYKKKKPKEDEEDEEEAERKKKEEEFLQEPKKKERPVRNFGLSGCLNLNPALEREKNTSIDDWLASVRPPPRKAAPGAEFVEDPYDDLDASASEFDFSSRRASYAVEEEEEETYASRFRSRLQEEPSSDADYSCNGFAQSHTRPGRTHGEESYQDTNTKRKFAHHSRYESSETEGRSSRREDASGEEDDDIATFIAQTRQRVRARAAAESEDDEVLTAWRAQQDAKSQSRSET from the exons ATGGCGTCGACCAATGAGAGCGGAGTGCTGAGCGATCAGACGGTTCCCGATGAAGATGAGCAGAGGAGCGTCCGGGGGGTGCAGTCTCATTACCTGCGCTCCCCCTCGCCCAG TTTCTCGATGGCGTCAGAGTCCAGGTTCTCCATGATCTCCGGCTCGGATGCAGCGAGCATCTTCATGGAGCCCATCCACCTGTCCTCTGCCATCGCTGCCAAACAGATCATCAatgagg AGCTGCCCCCCCGCAGCGTGAGGGCCGAGTCCATCCCGGAGTCGATGCTGGAGTCGGCCGAGCAGCTGATGGTGGAAGACCTCTACAACCGGGTGAAGGACATCATTGACGACCGCAGCCCCTACAACACCCCCTGTGTGCTGGACATCCAGAGGGCTTTGGTGCAGGACCGCCTGGAGCCCCTTGACAACCCCGTGGACGAGGTGTGGCCCAACATCTTCATCGCTGAGAA ATCTGTGGCGGTGAACAAGGCCCGTCTGAAGCGGATGGGCATCACGCACATCCTGAACACGGCGCACGGCACCGGCGTTTACACGGGAGAGACGTTCTACGCCGGCATGAACATCCAGTACCTGGGCATCGAAGTGGACGACTTCCCCGACATCGACATCGCCGTGCACTTCAGACCCACTGCTGAGTTCCTGGACGAggctctgctcacacacagag GGAAGGTCCTGGTGGTGTCCATGATGGGCGTGAGTCGCTCCGCCGTGCTGGTGGCGTCCTACCTGATGATCTTCCATAACATGAGCATCATGGAAGCCCTGACCTCCATGAGGAAGAAGCGCGCCATCAACCCCAACGAGGGCTTCCTGAAGCAGCTGAGGAACCTCAACGAGACCCTGATGGAGGAGCGCGACGATGACGACGACACGCTCAGCCAGTGCTCCGTCATCGATGCTCGGGCGCGCAACCGCATCTTCGGCAACGGCGTTGACGACGAGGATGAGGATACGGAtaaagaggaggagcagagcatGATCGAGGTGAAAGCGCACTCCAtcatgatggaggaggaggaggacggaggAAGCGTGATGAGCAGCGTCGCGTCCTCCGCGGCTGCAGCGGCGCTCAGGAGCGGCTTGATTGGATTGAACAACCAGGGAGCTGGTCAGGTCCAGGAAGAGATCGTCCTCCCTGAGCAGGAGGGCGGAGAAGACGACGAGGACGGACTCGACAGCATGATCCGCGAATGGCAGCGGAGGAACGAGAAATACAAGGACGACGACTGGTGGGAGGCGCAACTGAACAGCGACGGCGAAGACGAGGAATCTCTGGCCGGCGGACGAGTGAGGAAGGAAGGAGCTGACGCCGACGTGGAGAGCGTCACCAGCGAGGACGTTCGAGTTGTGAAGGAGCGGTTGAAGCAACGCGGCAGGCGTCCACCGACCGACGCCATGTCcacctccagctgcagcagctacTCCGACCTGTGGAGGAACCGGTTGAGGGAAATCGAGGAACAGGCCGCTGCACGCTACCGCAAGAATGAGGACGAGGAAGGCAGCGAGAGCACGgctagagaaagagagaagaagaaggtggaCGAGGAAGTGGAGAGCATCATGTCAGACACCAGCTCCATGTACAACTTCTGCCAGAAGAACAAGGAGAAGATGACGCCTTTGGAGCGCTGGCGTGTCAAGAGGATCCAGTTCGGCTGGAACAAGAAAGACCGCGAGGATGGCGAGAAAAGTTCAGTAGGAGATGGAGACGGAGGCGAGGGAGAGAACAAGACGCCAGCCTTCCAAGACGTCAACCTGACGGCGTATCAGTCGTGGAAAATGAGGCAGCAGAAGCGCCTCGGGGAGGAGAATACTCACGAGATCTTGGAGATGAGCCGCGGCGAGGACTCGGCGACGGTGAAGCGGAGGCAGAGGCGCGAGGAAATCCTAGAGCGCTCCAAGAAAAATCTGGAGGAGAGTCAGTCTATTTGCAGCTGGGAGAACGAGAGCGTGGTCAGCGGCAGCACGATCCCACTCTCTGCCTTCTGGGCCGGCGCCGGAGTCACCGGCCCACCGAGTGCCGCCAACGATGACACAATGTCCATGCTCAGCGGCAGATCCTCcgtcatatcttcagtgtcgCAGCCTCGCAGCGTCAGATCAGCGCAGGGCGTTCCTCCGATCCTCCCGGTCCCTACGGTTCAGGGAGCGGGAGGAGAACCCATGGTTAACCTGGCGAGCATCCAGAACTGGATCGCTAATGTCGTCTCCGAAACCATCAAGCAGAAGCAGAACGAGATGAGCCTGGCCCCCCTGTCACGAGCCGGGTCTGAGGTTAGCTATGGCAGTGCGGCGAGCCTGACGCCAGGGCGGGTCGGTGACGACGATAAGGCGTCGCTGTTGAGCGGCGCTTCCTATTCAAGCGCTCTGTCGCAGGGGCGAGGCCAGGCGGCATCCGTCCTCTCAGGTGGCCGGGCGGCGTCCGTCCTCTCAGGTGGCCGGGCGGCGTCCGTCCTCTCAGGCGGCGGGGTGAGCGGCCTCTCCGGTCTGAACCTCGGCTCCAAGAAGAACAAGATCACCACCACCAGCGTGCCGCTCTTCAGCCTCTTCCAGGACCAGGTGGACATGGGAAAACTGAACGCCATGGACAAGGAGATGAAATCCGAGATGAGGGGCAAGATGTCCACCTACGAGAAGAAAAAGATCCTGGAGGACAACAAGCGCAGCACCTTGtataagaagaagaaaccaaagGAGGAcgaagaagacgaggaggaggctgagaggaagaagaaagaggaggagttCCTCCAGGAGccaaagaaaaaggagagaccTGTGAGGAACTTCGGCCTCTCCGGGTGCTTGAATCTGAACCCGGcgctggagagagagaagaacacCAGCATCGACGACTGGCTGGCAAGCGTCCGGCCTCCTCCTAGGAAAGCGGCGCCCGGAGCAGAATTCGTTGAGGATCCCTACGATGATCTTGATGCATCCGCTTCCGAGTTCGACTTCTCGAGCCGCAGGGCCTCGTATGCCGtcgaagaagaagaggaggaaacctATGCCTCCAGATTCAGATCACGCTTACAAGAGGAGCCTTCAAGCGACGCCGATTATTCCTGTAACGGGTTCGCTCAGTCACACACTCGGCCAGGGAGGACGCACGGCGAGGAGAGCTACCAGGATACCAACACCAAGAGGAAGTTCGCCCACCATTCTCGATACGAAAGCAGCGAGACCGaagggaggagcagcaggagggaggACGCCAGTGGGGAAGAGGACGACGACATCGCCACCTTCATCGCCCAAACCAGGCAGAGGGTCAGGGCCCGGGCCGCCGCCGAATCCGAAGACGACGAGGTGCTGACAGCCTGGCGGGCGCAGCAGGACGCCAAATCACAAAGCAGGAGTGAGACTTAG
- the dusp27 gene encoding serine/threonine/tyrosine-interacting-like protein 2 isoform X1 — MEAGILVTMASTNESGVLSDQTVPDEDEQRSVRGVQSHYLRSPSPSFSMASESRFSMISGSDAASIFMEPIHLSSAIAAKQIINEELPPRSVRAESIPESMLESAEQLMVEDLYNRVKDIIDDRSPYNTPCVLDIQRALVQDRLEPLDNPVDEVWPNIFIAEKSVAVNKARLKRMGITHILNTAHGTGVYTGETFYAGMNIQYLGIEVDDFPDIDIAVHFRPTAEFLDEALLTHRGKVLVVSMMGVSRSAVLVASYLMIFHNMSIMEALTSMRKKRAINPNEGFLKQLRNLNETLMEERDDDDDTLSQCSVIDARARNRIFGNGVDDEDEDTDKEEEQSMIEVKAHSIMMEEEEDGGSVMSSVASSAAAAALRSGLIGLNNQGAGQVQEEIVLPEQEGGEDDEDGLDSMIREWQRRNEKYKDDDWWEAQLNSDGEDEESLAGGRVRKEGADADVESVTSEDVRVVKERLKQRGRRPPTDAMSTSSCSSYSDLWRNRLREIEEQAAARYRKNEDEEGSESTAREREKKKVDEEVESIMSDTSSMYNFCQKNKEKMTPLERWRVKRIQFGWNKKDREDGEKSSVGDGDGGEGENKTPAFQDVNLTAYQSWKMRQQKRLGEENTHEILEMSRGEDSATVKRRQRREEILERSKKNLEESQSICSWENESVVSGSTIPLSAFWAGAGVTGPPSAANDDTMSMLSGRSSVISSVSQPRSVRSAQGVPPILPVPTVQGAGGEPMVNLASIQNWIANVVSETIKQKQNEMSLAPLSRAGSEVSYGSAASLTPGRVGDDDKASLLSGASYSSALSQGRGQAASVLSGGRAASVLSGGRAASVLSGGGVSGLSGLNLGSKKNKITTTSVPLFSLFQDQVDMGKLNAMDKEMKSEMRGKMSTYEKKKILEDNKRSTLYKKKKPKEDEEDEEEAERKKKEEEFLQEPKKKERPVRNFGLSGCLNLNPALEREKNTSIDDWLASVRPPPRKAAPGAEFVEDPYDDLDASASEFDFSSRRASYAVEEEEEETYASRFRSRLQEEPSSDADYSCNGFAQSHTRPGRTHGEESYQDTNTKRKFAHHSRYESSETEGRSSRREDASGEEDDDIATFIAQTRQRVRARAAAESEDDEVLTAWRAQQDAKSQSRSET; from the exons atgGAAGCAGGGATCTTGGTGACCATGGCGTCGACCAATGAGAGCGGAGTGCTGAGCGATCAGACGGTTCCCGATGAAGATGAGCAGAGGAGCGTCCGGGGGGTGCAGTCTCATTACCTGCGCTCCCCCTCGCCCAG TTTCTCGATGGCGTCAGAGTCCAGGTTCTCCATGATCTCCGGCTCGGATGCAGCGAGCATCTTCATGGAGCCCATCCACCTGTCCTCTGCCATCGCTGCCAAACAGATCATCAatgagg AGCTGCCCCCCCGCAGCGTGAGGGCCGAGTCCATCCCGGAGTCGATGCTGGAGTCGGCCGAGCAGCTGATGGTGGAAGACCTCTACAACCGGGTGAAGGACATCATTGACGACCGCAGCCCCTACAACACCCCCTGTGTGCTGGACATCCAGAGGGCTTTGGTGCAGGACCGCCTGGAGCCCCTTGACAACCCCGTGGACGAGGTGTGGCCCAACATCTTCATCGCTGAGAA ATCTGTGGCGGTGAACAAGGCCCGTCTGAAGCGGATGGGCATCACGCACATCCTGAACACGGCGCACGGCACCGGCGTTTACACGGGAGAGACGTTCTACGCCGGCATGAACATCCAGTACCTGGGCATCGAAGTGGACGACTTCCCCGACATCGACATCGCCGTGCACTTCAGACCCACTGCTGAGTTCCTGGACGAggctctgctcacacacagag GGAAGGTCCTGGTGGTGTCCATGATGGGCGTGAGTCGCTCCGCCGTGCTGGTGGCGTCCTACCTGATGATCTTCCATAACATGAGCATCATGGAAGCCCTGACCTCCATGAGGAAGAAGCGCGCCATCAACCCCAACGAGGGCTTCCTGAAGCAGCTGAGGAACCTCAACGAGACCCTGATGGAGGAGCGCGACGATGACGACGACACGCTCAGCCAGTGCTCCGTCATCGATGCTCGGGCGCGCAACCGCATCTTCGGCAACGGCGTTGACGACGAGGATGAGGATACGGAtaaagaggaggagcagagcatGATCGAGGTGAAAGCGCACTCCAtcatgatggaggaggaggaggacggaggAAGCGTGATGAGCAGCGTCGCGTCCTCCGCGGCTGCAGCGGCGCTCAGGAGCGGCTTGATTGGATTGAACAACCAGGGAGCTGGTCAGGTCCAGGAAGAGATCGTCCTCCCTGAGCAGGAGGGCGGAGAAGACGACGAGGACGGACTCGACAGCATGATCCGCGAATGGCAGCGGAGGAACGAGAAATACAAGGACGACGACTGGTGGGAGGCGCAACTGAACAGCGACGGCGAAGACGAGGAATCTCTGGCCGGCGGACGAGTGAGGAAGGAAGGAGCTGACGCCGACGTGGAGAGCGTCACCAGCGAGGACGTTCGAGTTGTGAAGGAGCGGTTGAAGCAACGCGGCAGGCGTCCACCGACCGACGCCATGTCcacctccagctgcagcagctacTCCGACCTGTGGAGGAACCGGTTGAGGGAAATCGAGGAACAGGCCGCTGCACGCTACCGCAAGAATGAGGACGAGGAAGGCAGCGAGAGCACGgctagagaaagagagaagaagaaggtggaCGAGGAAGTGGAGAGCATCATGTCAGACACCAGCTCCATGTACAACTTCTGCCAGAAGAACAAGGAGAAGATGACGCCTTTGGAGCGCTGGCGTGTCAAGAGGATCCAGTTCGGCTGGAACAAGAAAGACCGCGAGGATGGCGAGAAAAGTTCAGTAGGAGATGGAGACGGAGGCGAGGGAGAGAACAAGACGCCAGCCTTCCAAGACGTCAACCTGACGGCGTATCAGTCGTGGAAAATGAGGCAGCAGAAGCGCCTCGGGGAGGAGAATACTCACGAGATCTTGGAGATGAGCCGCGGCGAGGACTCGGCGACGGTGAAGCGGAGGCAGAGGCGCGAGGAAATCCTAGAGCGCTCCAAGAAAAATCTGGAGGAGAGTCAGTCTATTTGCAGCTGGGAGAACGAGAGCGTGGTCAGCGGCAGCACGATCCCACTCTCTGCCTTCTGGGCCGGCGCCGGAGTCACCGGCCCACCGAGTGCCGCCAACGATGACACAATGTCCATGCTCAGCGGCAGATCCTCcgtcatatcttcagtgtcgCAGCCTCGCAGCGTCAGATCAGCGCAGGGCGTTCCTCCGATCCTCCCGGTCCCTACGGTTCAGGGAGCGGGAGGAGAACCCATGGTTAACCTGGCGAGCATCCAGAACTGGATCGCTAATGTCGTCTCCGAAACCATCAAGCAGAAGCAGAACGAGATGAGCCTGGCCCCCCTGTCACGAGCCGGGTCTGAGGTTAGCTATGGCAGTGCGGCGAGCCTGACGCCAGGGCGGGTCGGTGACGACGATAAGGCGTCGCTGTTGAGCGGCGCTTCCTATTCAAGCGCTCTGTCGCAGGGGCGAGGCCAGGCGGCATCCGTCCTCTCAGGTGGCCGGGCGGCGTCCGTCCTCTCAGGTGGCCGGGCGGCGTCCGTCCTCTCAGGCGGCGGGGTGAGCGGCCTCTCCGGTCTGAACCTCGGCTCCAAGAAGAACAAGATCACCACCACCAGCGTGCCGCTCTTCAGCCTCTTCCAGGACCAGGTGGACATGGGAAAACTGAACGCCATGGACAAGGAGATGAAATCCGAGATGAGGGGCAAGATGTCCACCTACGAGAAGAAAAAGATCCTGGAGGACAACAAGCGCAGCACCTTGtataagaagaagaaaccaaagGAGGAcgaagaagacgaggaggaggctgagaggaagaagaaagaggaggagttCCTCCAGGAGccaaagaaaaaggagagaccTGTGAGGAACTTCGGCCTCTCCGGGTGCTTGAATCTGAACCCGGcgctggagagagagaagaacacCAGCATCGACGACTGGCTGGCAAGCGTCCGGCCTCCTCCTAGGAAAGCGGCGCCCGGAGCAGAATTCGTTGAGGATCCCTACGATGATCTTGATGCATCCGCTTCCGAGTTCGACTTCTCGAGCCGCAGGGCCTCGTATGCCGtcgaagaagaagaggaggaaacctATGCCTCCAGATTCAGATCACGCTTACAAGAGGAGCCTTCAAGCGACGCCGATTATTCCTGTAACGGGTTCGCTCAGTCACACACTCGGCCAGGGAGGACGCACGGCGAGGAGAGCTACCAGGATACCAACACCAAGAGGAAGTTCGCCCACCATTCTCGATACGAAAGCAGCGAGACCGaagggaggagcagcaggagggaggACGCCAGTGGGGAAGAGGACGACGACATCGCCACCTTCATCGCCCAAACCAGGCAGAGGGTCAGGGCCCGGGCCGCCGCCGAATCCGAAGACGACGAGGTGCTGACAGCCTGGCGGGCGCAGCAGGACGCCAAATCACAAAGCAGGAGTGAGACTTAG